A single Eulemur rufifrons isolate Redbay chromosome 9, OSU_ERuf_1, whole genome shotgun sequence DNA region contains:
- the GNGT2 gene encoding guanine nucleotide-binding protein G(I)/G(S)/G(O) subunit gamma-T2 has translation MTQELSEKDLLRMEVEQLQKEVKNSRVPISQTGKEIKDYVEAQAGNDPLLKGIPEDKNPFREKGSCMIS, from the exons ATGACCCAGGAGCTCAGCGAGAAGGACCTGCTGCGGATGGAGGTGGAGCAGCTGCAGAAGGAAGTGAAGAACTCAAGGGTCCCG ATTTCCCAGACGGGAAAGGAAATCAAGGATTATGTGGAGGCCCAAGCAGGAAACGACCCTCTTCTCAAAGGCATCCCTGAGGACAAGAACCCCTTTAGGGAGAAAGGCTCCTGCATGATAAGCTGA